The Rhodococcus sp. X156 genome window below encodes:
- the ftsW gene encoding putative lipid II flippase FtsW — protein MVSLLLLLSGLGLTMVLSASSVESYAQDGSAYSVFTRQVIFVLLGLCLFYVGMRVKVATLRRWSLPAFLGCVAMLVLVLVPGIGSMSNGARSWFVLGPVSLQPSEVAKIAIAVWGAHLLSIKRGQLHSLRHMLMPLLPAAAIVLVLIFLQPDLGTSISLAIVVLGLLWFAGAPVKLFLTLLALAGVVFVVVALTASYRLERITSFLDPGADPQGAGYQAMQARYSLAGGGLWGVGLGQSRGKWSYLPEAHNDFIFAILGEELGFVGAAAVLLLFGALAYTGLRIARRSIDPFLRLLTATVTLWLVGQAVINIGYVIGLLPVTGLTLPLVSSGGTSTAVTMFVFGLLANAARHEPPAVAALRTQGEGPLGRLLRLPAPEPYRARPSSRVVRTGEQARRARTAHPAPGGARPTAERAGPEGVAADRRTEPLRSAPRGQSRQPARGPRSRTPEPPRRPGTSRGTDTGRGGRR, from the coding sequence GTGGTCAGCCTGCTGCTGCTGCTCAGCGGGCTCGGGCTCACCATGGTGCTCTCGGCCTCCAGCGTGGAGTCCTACGCCCAGGACGGCTCCGCCTACAGCGTCTTCACCCGGCAGGTCATCTTCGTGCTGCTGGGTCTGTGCCTGTTCTACGTGGGCATGCGCGTCAAGGTGGCCACCCTGCGCAGGTGGTCGCTGCCGGCGTTCCTGGGCTGCGTGGCGATGCTGGTGCTGGTGCTGGTGCCCGGCATCGGCAGCATGTCCAACGGCGCCCGGTCGTGGTTCGTCCTCGGGCCGGTGTCGCTGCAGCCCTCCGAGGTGGCCAAGATCGCGATCGCCGTGTGGGGCGCGCACCTGCTGTCGATCAAGCGTGGCCAGCTGCACTCGCTGCGGCACATGCTCATGCCGCTGCTGCCGGCGGCGGCCATCGTGCTGGTGCTGATCTTCCTGCAGCCCGACCTGGGCACCAGCATCTCGCTGGCCATCGTGGTGCTGGGACTGCTGTGGTTCGCCGGGGCGCCGGTCAAGCTGTTCCTGACCCTGCTGGCCCTGGCCGGTGTGGTCTTCGTGGTGGTGGCGCTGACCGCGAGCTACCGCCTGGAGCGCATCACCTCCTTCCTCGACCCCGGGGCCGACCCGCAGGGGGCGGGCTACCAGGCCATGCAGGCCCGGTACTCCCTGGCCGGGGGCGGGCTGTGGGGCGTGGGGCTGGGGCAGAGCCGCGGCAAGTGGAGCTACCTGCCCGAGGCGCACAACGACTTCATCTTCGCCATCCTCGGCGAGGAGCTGGGCTTCGTCGGCGCCGCCGCGGTGCTGCTGCTCTTCGGCGCCCTCGCCTACACCGGGCTGCGCATCGCCCGCCGCTCCATCGACCCGTTCCTGCGCCTGCTCACCGCCACCGTCACGCTGTGGCTGGTGGGTCAGGCCGTCATCAACATCGGCTACGTCATCGGGCTGCTGCCCGTCACCGGGCTCACCCTGCCGCTGGTGTCCTCTGGAGGTACTTCCACCGCCGTGACCATGTTCGTGTTCGGACTGCTGGCCAACGCCGCGCGCCACGAGCCACCCGCCGTGGCCGCCCTGCGCACCCAGGGGGAGGGCCCGCTCGGCCGGCTGCTGCGGCTGCCGGCGCCTGAGCCCTACCGCGCCCGCCCCAGCTCCCGGGTGGTGCGCACCGGCGAGCAGGCGCGCCGCGCGCGCACCGCGCACCCGGCACCTGGTGGTGCCCGCCCGACCGCCGAGCGTGCTGGGCCGGAGGGCGTTGCCGCCGACCGCAGGACCGAGCCGCTGCGCTCCGCCCCCCGCGGGCAGTCCCGCCAGCCCGCCCGTGGTCCGCGCAGCCGCACCCCCGAGCCGCCGCGGCGTCCCGGCACCAGCCGCGGCACCGACACCGGACGCGGAGGTCGCAGGTGA
- the murG gene encoding undecaprenyldiphospho-muramoylpentapeptide beta-N-acetylglucosaminyltransferase yields the protein MSTAADQRPLSVVVAGGGTAGHVEPALAVADALRLVRPDVRVTALGTARGLETTLVPERGYPLQLIPPVPLPRKLSADLLRLPARVVASVRATRAVLRAVDADVVVGFGGYVALPAYLAARGRRGVPVVVHEANARAGVANKVGARVARRVLAAVPGSGLRGAEVVGIPLRQSITDLDRAALRAEARKHFDLDPDGPVLLVTGGSQGARSINDAVSGAAQALGRAGIGVLHAHGPRNTVEVHSPEGAPRYVAVPYLSRMDLAYAAADATICRSGAMTVAEVSAVGLPGIFVPLPHGNGEQELNARPVVDAGGGLLVRDADLTPELVATTVVPLLTDPERLAAMGAAAAASGHRSAAARIAEIVLEVAR from the coding sequence GTGAGCACTGCTGCTGACCAGCGCCCGCTCTCGGTGGTGGTGGCCGGAGGTGGCACGGCCGGACACGTCGAGCCCGCGCTGGCCGTGGCCGACGCCCTCCGCCTGGTGCGGCCGGACGTGCGGGTCACTGCCCTGGGCACCGCTCGCGGGCTGGAGACCACGCTGGTACCAGAGCGGGGCTACCCGCTGCAGCTGATCCCGCCGGTCCCGCTGCCGCGCAAGCTCTCCGCCGACCTGCTCCGGCTGCCGGCCCGTGTGGTCGCCTCGGTGCGCGCCACCCGGGCGGTGCTGCGCGCGGTGGACGCCGACGTGGTGGTCGGCTTCGGCGGCTACGTCGCGCTGCCGGCCTACCTCGCCGCCCGCGGGCGCCGCGGGGTGCCGGTGGTGGTGCACGAGGCCAACGCCCGCGCCGGCGTCGCCAACAAGGTGGGTGCCCGCGTGGCGCGCCGCGTGCTGGCGGCTGTGCCCGGCAGCGGGCTCCGTGGCGCCGAGGTGGTGGGCATCCCGCTGCGGCAGTCCATCACCGACCTCGACCGCGCCGCGCTGCGCGCCGAGGCCCGCAAGCACTTCGACCTCGACCCCGACGGGCCGGTGCTGCTGGTCACCGGTGGCTCGCAGGGCGCCCGCAGCATCAACGACGCCGTGTCCGGTGCGGCGCAGGCCCTGGGCCGGGCCGGCATCGGCGTGCTGCACGCGCACGGCCCGCGCAACACCGTCGAGGTGCACTCGCCGGAGGGCGCGCCGCGCTACGTGGCCGTGCCGTACCTGTCCCGGATGGACCTGGCCTACGCCGCCGCCGACGCCACCATCTGCCGCTCCGGCGCGATGACCGTCGCCGAGGTCTCCGCGGTCGGCCTGCCGGGCATCTTCGTGCCCCTGCCGCACGGCAACGGCGAGCAGGAGCTCAACGCTCGTCCGGTGGTCGACGCCGGCGGTGGACTGCTGGTGCGCGACGCCGACCTCACTCCCGAGCTGGTGGCGACCACCGTCGTGCCGCTGCTCACCGACCCCGAGCGGCTGGCGGCCATGGGGGCCGCCGCCGCCGCGTCCGGGCACCGCAGCGCGGCCGCCCGCATCGCCGAGATCGTCCTGGAGGTAGCCCGATGA